From a region of the Luteolibacter arcticus genome:
- a CDS encoding 5-formyltetrahydrofolate cyclo-ligase, translating to MQVTTPAKSALRRVLRANRPDLKSQFEQAAALRNHLRDWLAGQPAKTIAAFVAIPGEPLLLPLLAEFPDRRWLLPRIEGETMSFHLVDASLPRLHPGPFGIAEPMPDAPLVTTEDIDLFLCPGMAFTRCGKRLGRGKGYYDRALATSHSESLRVGVCFREQVLPELPMDPHDLPMHFLATADALASCQQR from the coding sequence ATGCAAGTGACAACTCCCGCCAAGTCCGCCCTGCGCCGGGTCCTGCGCGCCAACCGCCCGGACTTGAAGTCGCAGTTCGAACAAGCCGCGGCGCTTCGCAATCACCTGCGCGACTGGCTTGCCGGGCAACCCGCAAAAACCATCGCCGCCTTCGTGGCCATCCCCGGCGAGCCGCTGTTGCTGCCCCTGCTCGCCGAGTTCCCGGATCGCCGCTGGTTGCTGCCACGGATCGAGGGCGAAACCATGAGCTTCCATCTCGTCGATGCCTCCCTGCCGCGGCTGCACCCCGGTCCTTTCGGCATTGCCGAACCGATGCCCGACGCGCCGCTCGTCACGACCGAGGACATCGATCTCTTCCTCTGCCCCGGCATGGCCTTCACCCGCTGTGGCAAACGCCTCGGCCGCGGCAAGGGCTACTACGACCGCGCGCTCGCGACGTCCCATTCGGAATCGCTGCGAGTCGGCGTGTGCTTCCGCGAGCAAGTCCTGCCCGAACTGCCCATGGACCCGCACGACCTGCCGATGCATTTCCTGGCGACCGCGGACGCACTCGCCTCCTGCCAACAGCGCTGA
- a CDS encoding beta-ketoacyl-[acyl-carrier-protein] synthase family protein — translation MAFRADQPPVSALRPVAITGTGIFTSMGGDLAENAAGFRAGRTAFRPVDLFDVSRQRVGTAGQAELPDSAAGVSRKSWQRMDRGSRMAWLAAREALDTAGLSGGDMPVVIGTSAAAMPVGERYYLQAIEGKSKRRQLTRVETYQPQFQMMEMMRSLGVRGPLRIVSNACASGANAIGHAFQMVSEGKAERVLAGGYDALCQLVFAGFDSLQALSVSGIPRPFDAARDGLALGEGAGFVIVESLEAAQARGSNILARVLSYAAATDIHHLTQPHPEGDAALVTMEKATRAAGLHPEQIDYINSHGTGTPLNDVAEARAISRWAGDAVSKIQVSSTKSAIGHLLGGAGSVESVICLLALRDQFLPASLNVREIDPVVEFDLVQQPRDAVVNTVLTNSFGFGGANATLIFQKEGL, via the coding sequence GTGGCATTCCGAGCCGATCAACCCCCAGTTTCCGCCCTCCGTCCCGTCGCCATCACCGGCACCGGGATCTTCACGTCGATGGGCGGGGATCTCGCGGAAAATGCTGCGGGGTTCCGGGCAGGCCGCACTGCGTTTCGCCCGGTGGATCTGTTTGATGTTTCGCGTCAGCGGGTCGGCACTGCCGGTCAGGCTGAGCTGCCCGATTCGGCGGCCGGGGTGTCGCGAAAGTCCTGGCAGCGCATGGACCGCGGCAGCCGTATGGCGTGGCTCGCGGCTCGTGAGGCCTTGGATACGGCAGGGCTTTCCGGAGGGGACATGCCGGTGGTGATCGGCACCTCTGCCGCCGCGATGCCGGTGGGGGAGCGGTATTACCTGCAGGCGATCGAGGGTAAATCCAAGCGTCGCCAGCTTACGCGGGTGGAGACCTATCAGCCGCAGTTCCAGATGATGGAGATGATGCGCAGCCTCGGGGTCCGGGGGCCGCTGCGCATTGTCTCGAATGCCTGCGCATCCGGAGCGAATGCGATCGGGCATGCGTTCCAAATGGTGTCCGAGGGGAAGGCCGAGCGAGTGCTTGCCGGTGGCTACGATGCCCTTTGCCAGCTTGTTTTCGCTGGCTTCGATTCGCTCCAGGCGCTTTCAGTGAGCGGCATCCCACGGCCATTCGATGCTGCACGGGATGGCCTAGCGCTCGGCGAGGGTGCGGGCTTCGTCATCGTCGAGTCGCTCGAAGCTGCCCAGGCGCGCGGGTCTAACATTCTAGCGCGAGTGCTTTCGTATGCTGCGGCGACCGACATCCACCATCTTACCCAGCCCCATCCTGAAGGCGATGCGGCACTGGTGACGATGGAGAAGGCGACGCGTGCTGCCGGCCTGCATCCGGAGCAGATTGACTACATCAATTCGCACGGCACGGGGACTCCGCTGAATGACGTGGCGGAGGCCCGCGCGATCTCGCGCTGGGCGGGTGATGCGGTGTCGAAGATCCAGGTTTCCTCCACCAAGTCGGCGATCGGGCACCTGTTAGGCGGCGCCGGTTCGGTGGAGTCGGTGATCTGCCTGCTCGCGCTACGAGATCAATTCCTGCCTGCCAGCTTGAATGTCCGCGAGATCGATCCAGTGGTGGAATTCGATCTCGTCCAACAGCCGCGGGATGCGGTCGTGAACACGGTACTGACGAACTCGTTCGGCTTCGGTGGCGCGAATGCCACGCTCATCTTCCAGAAGGAGGGACTGTGA
- a CDS encoding UvrB/UvrC motif-containing protein: MDCDICGKHAKVHLTQLVGGQIKKITLCDDCAKEKGVTDPTGFALAEMLLGKTPGKVVPASPAVAGSGKRCPSCGFTLEDLRRIRRFGCAECYTTFRDDVNQMLRGMHKGFKHCGKVPAGLMELHERTQRLEELRGKLDQAVTSENYEEAAGLRDEIRQIELRATPQAND; this comes from the coding sequence ATGGACTGCGACATCTGCGGCAAGCATGCAAAGGTGCACCTCACCCAACTGGTGGGCGGGCAAATCAAGAAAATTACCCTTTGCGATGATTGCGCCAAGGAGAAGGGAGTCACGGACCCGACCGGCTTCGCGCTGGCGGAGATGTTGCTGGGGAAAACGCCCGGCAAGGTGGTCCCGGCTTCCCCGGCGGTGGCGGGTAGCGGCAAGCGCTGTCCCTCCTGCGGGTTCACGCTGGAGGATCTGCGCCGCATCCGCCGCTTCGGCTGCGCGGAGTGCTACACGACCTTCCGCGACGACGTGAACCAGATGCTCCGCGGCATGCACAAGGGCTTCAAGCACTGCGGCAAGGTGCCCGCCGGGCTGATGGAACTGCACGAGCGGACGCAGCGGCTGGAGGAACTCCGCGGCAAGCTCGACCAAGCCGTCACCTCCGAGAACTACGAGGAAGCCGCGGGTCTGCGCGATGAGATCCGCCAGATCGAGCTGCGCGCTACCCCTCAGGCCAACGACTGA
- a CDS encoding efflux RND transporter periplasmic adaptor subunit, with amino-acid sequence MKASQWIGSLVLIGAVAGTGFGLAAWKKADIEKSMAEAAMMPEPMEAILVRPAHEIEHRRTTTAVGTVLALRSVTLQNELPGTVVRVDLTPGKVVEAGAELVALDVSVEEAELKAQQAQASLAEATLHRVESLTSSSASSKKDLDQAKAEHEVALAQMERTKAMIARKVIRAPFRARIGLSDLHPGQYLIEGVELTTLQGVDEAAHVDFTVTQSVAAGLREGDVVEVVGQNKDAPVQATIIALDARIDRATRNASIRAKVADASQIPSPGASVQVRVPVGAARKVVAIPVSALRRGPEGDHVFTVVPDKEGKPRASMRLVKSGAVLGDEVIIESGLAVGDPVAASGSFKLREGVLVADAGQAPPQGQ; translated from the coding sequence ATGAAGGCATCCCAGTGGATCGGATCACTCGTGCTGATCGGCGCGGTGGCAGGCACCGGCTTCGGCTTGGCGGCTTGGAAAAAGGCGGATATCGAGAAATCGATGGCCGAGGCGGCGATGATGCCCGAGCCGATGGAGGCGATCCTCGTGCGGCCGGCGCATGAAATCGAACACCGCCGGACTACGACCGCCGTCGGCACGGTGCTGGCTTTGCGGTCGGTGACCCTGCAGAACGAACTTCCCGGCACGGTGGTGCGCGTTGACCTTACGCCGGGCAAGGTGGTCGAAGCGGGTGCCGAGCTGGTCGCGCTGGATGTCTCGGTGGAAGAAGCCGAGCTCAAGGCCCAGCAGGCTCAGGCCTCCTTGGCGGAAGCCACGCTGCATCGCGTCGAGTCGCTCACATCGAGCAGTGCGAGTTCCAAGAAAGATCTCGATCAAGCGAAGGCCGAGCACGAGGTGGCGCTTGCCCAGATGGAGCGGACCAAGGCGATGATCGCCCGGAAGGTCATCCGCGCGCCCTTCCGCGCCCGCATCGGTCTCTCAGACCTGCACCCCGGCCAGTATCTGATCGAGGGTGTGGAGCTCACCACCTTGCAGGGTGTGGATGAGGCCGCTCACGTCGATTTCACCGTGACGCAAAGCGTCGCGGCCGGCCTGCGCGAGGGCGACGTGGTGGAGGTGGTCGGGCAGAACAAGGATGCGCCGGTGCAAGCGACAATCATCGCGCTCGATGCCCGCATCGACCGCGCCACCCGCAATGCGAGCATTCGTGCGAAGGTGGCCGACGCGTCCCAGATCCCGTCGCCGGGAGCCTCCGTGCAAGTGCGGGTGCCGGTTGGCGCGGCGCGCAAGGTGGTCGCCATTCCGGTCAGTGCGTTACGCCGCGGGCCGGAGGGCGATCATGTGTTCACCGTCGTGCCCGACAAGGAGGGCAAGCCCCGCGCCTCTATGCGGCTCGTGAAAAGCGGTGCCGTGCTCGGCGATGAAGTGATCATCGAAAGCGGTCTGGCAGTGGGCGATCCCGTCGCCGCTTCCGGCTCCTTCAAGCTCCGCGAAGGCGTGCTCGTTGCAGACGCCGGGCAAGCTCCGCCGCAGGGTCAGTAA
- a CDS encoding enolase C-terminal domain-like protein has product MVSSRRAFLKSSALCATGVGFTQVPNIAIKQPIGIRVAAVDFAFEEFKYRMPYKFGGTAVDRVTLLNVTVEVVSPSGKTTKGFGSMPMGNVWSFPSKTIPYEGTLQAMKALAPKIAAITRGFTESAHPIEINHQLEPEYLKAAADVSKELKLATPIPKLCTQVVASAFDAALHDAFGKSLGLNCYRTYTPELIGHDLSRYLGADFKGESIQTHVNEKPRDWVWLFHSVGGLDAVLESELKERVNDGLPETLAEWIRRDGLQRIKIKLQGENLDWDIERTVSIDRVARETRPDVEWAYCCDFNEACANVDYVLEFLAKVKERAPKGFESILYLEQPTRRDLKADSGNHMHRAAEMRPVVIDESLTELESLLLAREMGYTGACLKACKGQSHAVLMAAAGRKYGMFLCVQDLTCPGASLIHSAGLAANLAGLSTIESNARQYVPAANAGWIERFPGLFDTRDGKLATARLTEPGLSAVS; this is encoded by the coding sequence ATGGTCTCCTCGCGCCGTGCGTTTCTCAAATCGTCAGCCCTTTGCGCGACGGGTGTCGGATTCACGCAAGTGCCGAACATTGCGATCAAACAACCCATCGGGATTCGGGTCGCTGCGGTGGATTTCGCCTTCGAGGAGTTCAAATACCGCATGCCGTACAAGTTCGGGGGGACGGCGGTGGATCGAGTAACCTTGCTGAATGTCACGGTGGAGGTCGTTTCCCCATCGGGCAAGACGACCAAGGGCTTCGGCTCGATGCCGATGGGCAACGTCTGGTCCTTTCCTTCGAAGACGATTCCCTACGAAGGCACGCTCCAAGCGATGAAGGCGCTGGCTCCGAAGATTGCGGCCATCACCCGCGGCTTCACCGAGTCCGCCCACCCGATCGAGATCAACCACCAGTTGGAGCCCGAGTATCTGAAAGCCGCGGCAGACGTTTCCAAGGAACTGAAGCTCGCCACACCGATTCCGAAGCTGTGCACGCAGGTCGTCGCGAGTGCGTTCGATGCCGCTTTGCACGATGCCTTCGGGAAATCGCTCGGCTTGAATTGCTATCGCACCTACACGCCGGAACTCATCGGTCACGACCTGTCGCGCTACCTCGGCGCGGACTTCAAGGGCGAGTCGATCCAGACCCACGTGAATGAGAAACCGCGCGACTGGGTGTGGCTATTCCACTCGGTCGGCGGGCTCGATGCGGTGCTGGAGTCCGAGCTGAAGGAACGCGTGAACGACGGGCTGCCCGAGACCCTCGCGGAGTGGATTCGTCGCGACGGCTTGCAGCGGATCAAGATCAAGCTCCAGGGCGAGAACCTCGACTGGGACATCGAGCGCACGGTATCGATCGATCGGGTCGCGCGTGAGACCCGGCCGGATGTGGAATGGGCGTATTGCTGCGATTTCAACGAGGCGTGCGCCAATGTGGACTACGTGCTCGAATTCCTGGCCAAGGTGAAGGAGCGTGCGCCCAAGGGCTTCGAGAGCATCCTCTACCTCGAGCAGCCGACACGCCGAGACCTCAAGGCCGACTCCGGCAATCACATGCACCGGGCGGCGGAAATGCGGCCGGTGGTCATCGATGAATCGCTTACCGAGCTCGAGTCGCTGCTGCTCGCCCGGGAAATGGGCTACACCGGCGCCTGCCTCAAGGCCTGCAAGGGTCAATCGCATGCCGTGCTGATGGCTGCTGCCGGTCGCAAATACGGGATGTTTCTCTGCGTTCAGGACCTGACCTGTCCGGGGGCGTCGCTGATTCACTCGGCGGGTCTTGCTGCCAACCTCGCGGGGCTTTCCACGATCGAGTCGAACGCCCGCCAGTATGTTCCGGCGGCGAATGCGGGTTGGATCGAGCGGTTCCCGGGGCTCTTCGACACCAGGGACGGGAAGCTGGCCACGGCCCGTCTGACCGAACCCGGGTTGAGTGCGGTTTCCTGA
- a CDS encoding TetR/AcrR family transcriptional regulator yields MGKLTSSSLRDQLLDAAETVAAREGVSRMTFDAVAAEAGVSKGGLLHYFTNKDQLIEGMVRRAAEGWRIHFTSAYENASPGPGRMVRGLLQGCFTDAQSWTEELRRSYSSVFAALAQNPGLVEPMQEAYRELYGYLQDDGLPDGVAETLATAIDGLWLYWVLRLRPVVQADLDRMRGVLERALAQAIESSKEPGSETTTYQKP; encoded by the coding sequence ATGGGAAAACTGACTTCATCGTCCCTGAGGGACCAATTGCTCGACGCGGCCGAAACGGTGGCGGCGCGGGAAGGTGTTTCCCGGATGACCTTCGATGCCGTGGCGGCCGAGGCCGGGGTCAGCAAGGGGGGGCTGCTTCACTACTTCACCAACAAGGACCAGCTCATCGAGGGTATGGTTCGCCGGGCCGCGGAAGGCTGGCGGATCCACTTTACGTCCGCTTACGAGAATGCATCGCCCGGCCCGGGCCGGATGGTGCGCGGACTTCTGCAAGGGTGCTTCACCGATGCTCAATCGTGGACCGAAGAACTCCGCCGCAGCTACTCCTCCGTTTTCGCCGCGCTGGCCCAGAATCCCGGGTTGGTGGAGCCGATGCAGGAGGCCTACCGCGAGCTTTACGGCTACCTCCAGGACGATGGTCTGCCGGACGGCGTTGCTGAGACTCTGGCAACCGCTATCGATGGACTATGGCTTTATTGGGTGCTGCGCCTGCGTCCCGTGGTCCAAGCCGACCTCGATCGAATGCGTGGAGTGCTGGAACGGGCACTCGCCCAAGCCATCGAATCTTCCAAGGAACCCGGATCTGAAACGACGACTTATCAGAAACCATGA
- a CDS encoding efflux RND transporter permease subunit: MRSFTDLFIKHPVLAIVVNLVIVLMGWRAIGSLPVQQFPKLESSSVLVTTLYYGASAETVRGFLTTPIERVVSQIGGVDHVESSSRAGVSTVTVRLKLNHDTTAALAEISARLQQVRAELPPDAEPPMVEVQRADRPYATFYLSFTSPERSVSAVTDWLTRSLQPQFATLPGVQRVTIEGGRQIAMRIWIDPERLAALNLTPGDVQSALRRNNYLAAVGRTKGNLVEVNLLANTDLRSTDDFEKLIVVERNGAIVRLTDVAKVELGAEEPDYIAKHSEKEGVYLGVWPLVGSNEIDVAKALEAEMNRIRPTLPDDIEMKLAYDGTMFMREALKEISKTLVETILIVGLAVFLFMGSIRTALVPLIAMPISLIGTAGIMLACGFSLNLLTILAIVLSVGLVVDDAIVVVENVERHVREGKSRIQAALIGARELKGPVIAMTITLAAVYAPIGFQGGLTGSLFLEFAITLAAAVIVSGFVALTLSPVMSSRFIHKTGQEGRLTRLVNRAFDRVKAAYAVALDGALQIRWVIVGVAVAIMLAAYPFYLMSESELAPVEDQSHISLFLDTPPDSTIEAANRESLELVKKVTAFPEADYMWSLTAGWGGFGGMAMKPWKERERTTEEMYGEVFGAVSQVPGLRIFPRLDPSLPTPGQYDVELVLQTDGPVEDLIQTAHQIIGAGFQSGKFLYVDTDLKIDRPEARVLIDRERLADLGLDLAGVGQELGTLLGGAYVNRFNYFDRSYKVIPQLGDSDRASVGPLLDLKIRTPDGDLVPVSTFTSLEAGTSPRTLNRFQQRNAVKIFGGVQPGVTKEAGLSVLEDAANKVKPPGVTLDYAGESRQIRKEGSALVVTLGFAVVLIYLVLAAQFHSFRDPLIILFGSVPLAISGALIFTFMGFTTINIYSQVGLITLVGLIAKNGILIVEFANELQAKGLEKVAALREAALTRLRPVLMTTAATVFGHAPLIFVTGAGAESRNSIGIVLVAGMIVGTLFTLFVVPAFYSIIAAKHRPHEEIEEEEAGELVPA; the protein is encoded by the coding sequence ATGCGCTCCTTCACCGATCTTTTCATCAAGCACCCGGTGCTCGCCATCGTGGTCAATCTCGTGATCGTCCTCATGGGATGGCGCGCGATCGGCTCGCTGCCGGTGCAACAATTTCCAAAGCTCGAGAGTTCGTCGGTGCTCGTCACCACGCTCTACTACGGCGCCAGTGCCGAGACGGTCCGCGGCTTCCTGACCACGCCGATCGAGCGCGTCGTCTCGCAGATCGGCGGCGTCGATCACGTCGAGTCGAGCAGCCGCGCCGGTGTCAGCACGGTCACGGTGCGGCTGAAGCTGAACCACGACACCACCGCGGCGCTCGCCGAGATCAGCGCCCGACTCCAACAGGTCCGCGCCGAGTTGCCCCCCGATGCCGAGCCGCCGATGGTCGAGGTCCAGCGCGCGGACCGGCCCTATGCGACCTTTTATCTCAGTTTCACCTCGCCGGAACGCAGCGTCTCGGCGGTCACCGATTGGCTGACGCGCTCGCTTCAGCCGCAGTTCGCCACCTTGCCGGGTGTCCAGCGGGTGACGATCGAAGGCGGCCGCCAGATTGCCATGCGGATCTGGATCGATCCCGAGCGGCTTGCGGCGCTGAATCTTACGCCGGGCGACGTCCAATCCGCGCTGCGCCGCAACAACTACCTCGCCGCGGTTGGTCGCACCAAGGGCAACCTCGTCGAGGTGAACCTGCTGGCGAATACCGACCTGCGCTCCACCGATGACTTCGAAAAGCTGATCGTGGTCGAGCGCAATGGAGCCATCGTCCGCCTGACCGATGTCGCGAAGGTGGAGCTCGGCGCGGAAGAGCCCGACTACATCGCGAAGCACAGCGAAAAGGAGGGCGTCTATCTCGGCGTCTGGCCACTGGTCGGCTCGAACGAGATCGATGTCGCCAAGGCCCTCGAAGCGGAGATGAACCGCATCCGCCCGACGCTGCCCGACGACATCGAGATGAAGCTCGCCTACGACGGCACCATGTTCATGCGCGAGGCGCTGAAGGAAATCAGCAAGACGCTGGTGGAAACGATCCTCATCGTCGGCCTGGCGGTGTTCCTCTTCATGGGCTCGATCCGCACGGCGCTGGTGCCGTTGATCGCGATGCCGATTTCGCTGATCGGCACCGCGGGGATCATGCTGGCCTGCGGCTTCAGCCTGAACCTGCTCACCATTCTCGCGATCGTGCTTTCGGTCGGTCTGGTGGTCGATGATGCGATCGTGGTGGTGGAAAACGTCGAGCGCCACGTCCGCGAAGGGAAGTCGCGGATCCAGGCGGCTTTGATCGGGGCGAGGGAGCTGAAGGGGCCGGTCATCGCCATGACGATCACGCTCGCCGCGGTCTATGCACCGATCGGTTTCCAAGGCGGCCTCACCGGTTCGTTGTTCCTCGAGTTTGCGATCACGCTCGCCGCGGCGGTGATCGTGTCCGGCTTCGTTGCCCTGACACTTTCGCCGGTGATGAGCTCACGCTTCATTCACAAGACGGGGCAGGAAGGCCGGCTCACCCGGCTGGTCAACCGCGCCTTCGATCGCGTGAAGGCGGCCTATGCCGTGGCGCTGGATGGGGCGCTGCAGATCCGTTGGGTCATCGTCGGCGTGGCCGTCGCGATCATGCTCGCGGCCTATCCCTTCTACCTGATGTCGGAGAGCGAGCTCGCGCCGGTGGAGGACCAGAGCCACATCAGCCTGTTCCTTGACACGCCGCCGGATTCGACCATCGAGGCCGCGAATCGCGAGTCGCTGGAGCTGGTGAAGAAGGTCACCGCGTTTCCCGAAGCCGACTACATGTGGTCACTCACCGCGGGATGGGGTGGCTTCGGCGGCATGGCCATGAAGCCGTGGAAGGAGCGCGAGCGCACTACCGAGGAAATGTATGGCGAGGTCTTCGGTGCGGTGTCCCAGGTGCCCGGCCTGCGGATTTTCCCGCGGCTCGATCCCTCATTGCCGACGCCCGGCCAGTATGACGTCGAGCTGGTCTTGCAAACCGACGGGCCGGTCGAGGACTTGATCCAGACCGCGCATCAGATCATCGGTGCGGGCTTCCAGAGCGGGAAGTTCCTCTACGTCGATACCGACTTGAAGATCGACCGGCCCGAGGCCCGCGTGTTGATCGACCGCGAGCGGCTTGCCGACCTCGGGCTGGACCTGGCAGGGGTGGGCCAGGAACTGGGCACCTTGCTTGGTGGAGCCTACGTGAATCGCTTCAACTACTTCGACCGCAGCTACAAGGTGATCCCGCAGCTCGGCGACAGCGACCGTGCGTCGGTCGGACCCTTGCTCGATCTGAAGATCCGGACGCCCGATGGCGATCTGGTGCCCGTTTCGACCTTCACCAGTCTTGAGGCAGGGACATCGCCGCGCACCCTGAACCGCTTCCAGCAGCGCAATGCCGTGAAGATCTTCGGCGGCGTGCAGCCGGGTGTCACCAAGGAGGCCGGGCTGAGCGTGCTGGAAGACGCCGCGAACAAGGTCAAGCCGCCCGGGGTGACGCTCGACTACGCCGGCGAGTCGCGACAGATCCGCAAGGAAGGCTCCGCTCTGGTCGTGACGCTCGGCTTCGCGGTGGTGCTGATTTACCTGGTGCTCGCGGCGCAGTTCCACAGCTTCCGAGATCCGCTGATCATCCTCTTTGGCTCCGTGCCGCTGGCGATTTCCGGGGCGCTGATCTTCACGTTCATGGGGTTCACCACGATCAACATTTACTCGCAGGTCGGGCTGATCACGCTGGTTGGTCTGATCGCGAAGAACGGAATTTTGATCGTGGAGTTCGCGAACGAACTTCAGGCGAAGGGTCTTGAGAAGGTCGCCGCGTTGCGAGAGGCGGCGCTGACTCGTTTGCGCCCGGTGCTGATGACCACGGCGGCCACGGTGTTCGGGCACGCGCCACTGATTTTCGTGACCGGTGCGGGCGCGGAATCGCGGAACAGTATCGGGATAGTGCTGGTGGCGGGGATGATCGTGGGGACCTTGTTCACGCTGTTCGTCGTGCCGGCTTTCTATTCGATCATTGCGGCGAAACACCGGCCGCATGAGGAGATCGAGGAAGAGGAGGCGGGGGAGCTGGTGCCGGCGTAA
- the ilvE gene encoding branched-chain-amino-acid transaminase, whose translation MKIWLDGELVDESAAKISVFDHGLLYGDGVFEGIRFYNRRVFRLEEHIKRLFESARAIVLEIPWTHEEVCKFVVETVAANGLDDGYIRLVVTRGSGGLGLNPYLCKRASMFIIASTISLYPQEHYENGLSVITCATRRPAPAALMPQVKSLNYLNNIMAKVEAIQANALEAVMLNEQGYVAECTGDNIFILREGVLYTPLVSDGALDGVTRRVILELADQLGVPKVEKSLTRYDLYIADEFFLTGTAAEVIPVVAYDRRVIGEGKPGEITKRFIAAFKELASTTGTPID comes from the coding sequence ATGAAAATCTGGCTCGACGGCGAATTGGTGGACGAATCCGCGGCGAAAATTTCCGTGTTCGATCACGGTTTGCTTTACGGTGATGGCGTCTTTGAAGGCATCCGCTTCTACAACCGGCGGGTCTTCCGCTTGGAGGAGCACATCAAGCGCCTCTTCGAGTCGGCCCGTGCGATCGTCCTCGAAATCCCGTGGACCCACGAGGAAGTCTGCAAGTTCGTGGTGGAAACCGTGGCCGCCAACGGCCTCGATGATGGCTACATCCGGCTGGTGGTGACCCGTGGCTCGGGTGGCTTGGGCCTTAATCCCTACCTCTGCAAGCGGGCGAGCATGTTCATCATCGCCTCGACCATCAGCCTCTATCCGCAGGAGCACTATGAGAATGGCTTGTCCGTGATCACCTGTGCCACCCGCCGCCCTGCGCCCGCCGCGCTGATGCCGCAGGTGAAGTCGCTGAACTACCTGAACAACATCATGGCGAAGGTGGAGGCGATCCAGGCGAACGCCCTTGAAGCCGTGATGCTCAACGAACAGGGCTACGTTGCCGAGTGCACCGGCGACAACATCTTCATCTTGCGAGAGGGAGTGCTCTACACCCCGCTGGTCAGCGATGGCGCGCTCGACGGCGTGACCCGCCGCGTGATCCTGGAGCTGGCCGATCAGCTCGGCGTGCCGAAGGTGGAGAAGTCGCTGACGCGCTACGACCTCTACATCGCCGACGAGTTTTTCCTCACCGGCACCGCCGCCGAGGTCATTCCGGTGGTGGCCTACGACCGCCGGGTGATCGGCGAAGGCAAGCCCGGCGAGATCACCAAGCGCTTCATCGCCGCCTTCAAGGAGCTTGCGTCCACGACTGGAACGCCGATCGATTGA
- a CDS encoding SRPBCC family protein yields the protein MPRLELITDIAAPIGRVFDLARSIDVHQESQTRHRERAVAGKMSGLVEAGDTVTWEAVHFGVRQRLSSRIDAMTKPVHFRDSMISGAFAGFVHDHHFEETSRGTRMTDVFDYTAPLGLLGRLADALFLERYMRRLLEERNGVIRRLAEQATTKK from the coding sequence GTGCCGCGCCTGGAACTCATCACCGACATCGCCGCGCCGATCGGGCGGGTGTTCGATCTCGCCCGCAGCATCGACGTTCATCAGGAAAGCCAGACGCGCCATCGCGAGCGGGCGGTCGCCGGGAAGATGTCGGGGCTGGTCGAGGCGGGGGACACGGTGACGTGGGAGGCCGTGCATTTCGGTGTTCGCCAGCGGCTCTCCAGTCGCATCGATGCGATGACCAAGCCGGTCCATTTCCGCGACTCGATGATTTCCGGGGCTTTTGCGGGCTTCGTGCATGATCACCATTTCGAGGAAACTTCCCGCGGCACGCGGATGACGGATGTCTTTGACTACACTGCGCCACTCGGGCTGCTGGGGAGGCTGGCGGACGCGCTCTTTCTGGAGCGATATATGCGGCGGTTATTGGAGGAGCGAAATGGGGTGATCCGACGTCTGGCGGAGCAAGCGACGACGAAAAAGTGA